One genomic segment of Sander lucioperca isolate FBNREF2018 chromosome 10, SLUC_FBN_1.2, whole genome shotgun sequence includes these proteins:
- the sybu gene encoding syntabulin isoform X3 translates to MGPFQEYEEKKSPEKGSPRSRIPRLVLHPFRPKDKGSPLSDSPFSEEEGKEYSSDLSKRTINTNSYCSGSEQSAHGSPVLPERKTKVKRVRMMAEWSGEPRSTPRHKRELRSAMKSRGSEADFSSSSSTGSLKTRERLASLSTGKRASSRSRSTHIRPLPVFKPAGSPTANRDAELYAPYRTPPTAASSTNSSSCNSSPTSRRASLGRYHSCGDNHGIRAPNPEQYLTPLQQKEVTIRHLKSKLMDAENTVHDRETEVEELKAQLCRMREDWIEEECHRVEAQLSLKEARKEIKQLRQVVETMKSSLMEKDKGIQKYFIDINIQNRKLESLLQSMELAQSGSNLPDENTLDFICDGPDNGGKKMVGGEEEGVMELGTQGAEAMADSGLLVNDEMANRTDILEQVFMSTAVDYSQDSSGKLGSGTESGPEVSMLSEGQWIDESTAPLPNTAYATIALSSSTRSLPNAEDKGIQTDIMPLSPDLQALLLQLLKFHEATAGDTALSACSSLLGLPNLPDFASNPPDPTPPLPRMPSPAPPESPDTSTDSGTCCSDPAESRRFMEELDFSVGEEEPCRLSPGLDVAGKRYWSNSFLVDLVAVAAPVLPTVAWLYSRHGVDGSAPVYNIAALIRGCCIMGLHSLRHVAHRPNA, encoded by the exons ATGGGACCCTTCCAAGAATATGAG GAAAAGAAGTCACCAGAGAAAGGAAGCCCCCGCAGCCGCATCCCGCGTTTGGTCCTCCATCCCTTCCGACCAAAAGACAAAGGTTCGCCTCTGTCCGATTCACCTTTTtcagaggaggaggggaaggagTACAGCTCAGACCTCTCCAAAAGGACCATCAACACCAACAGCTACTGTTCTG GCTCAGAGCAGAGTGCCCACGGCTCGCCCGTACTCCCCGAGCGCAAGACCAAAGTGAAGAGGGTGAGGATGATGGCCGAGTGGAGCGGCGAACCACGGAGCACCCCGAGGCACAAGAGGGAGCTGAGGTCGGCCATGAAATCCAGAG GTAGTGAGGCCGACTTTAGCTCCTCCAGCAGCACAGGCAGCCTGAAGACCAGGGAGCGCCTCGCCTCCCTTTCAACTGGAAAGAGAGCTTCTTCACGCAG TCGCAGCACCCACATCAGACCGCTCCCAGTGTTCAAACCAGCCGGGAGCCCTACAGCCAACCGCGATGCAGAGCTCTACGCTCCCTACAGGACTCCTCCCACGGCTGCCTCCTCaaccaacagcagcagctgcaactCCAGCCCCACCTCCAG AAGAGCGAGCCTGGGCCGCTACCACTCCTGTGGAGACAACCATGGCATCAGAGCCCCGAACCCAGAGCAGTATCTCACCCCTCTCCAGCAGAAGGAAGTGACCATCAGACACCTGAAGAGCAAACTGATGGATGCAGAGAACACGGTTCATGACAG AGAGACAGAGGTGGAGGAGCTTAAGGCCCAGCTCTGCAGGATGAGGGAAGACTGGATTGAAGAGGAGTGTCACCGGGTGGAGGCTCAGCTGTCCCTCAAAGAGGCTCGCAAAGAGATCAAGCAGCTGCGTCAGGTGGTGGAAACGATGAAGAGCAGCCTGATGGAGAAGGATAAGGGAATACAGAAGTATTTCATTGACATCAACATTCAAAACAGGAAGTTGGAGTCCCTGTTACAAAGCATGGAGCTGGCCCAGAGCGGCTCCAACCTTCCAGATGAAAACACCTTGGACTTCATCTGTGACGGCCCCGATAACGGTGGGAAGAAGATggtggggggggaggaggagggcgtGATGGAGCTGGGAACCCAAGGGGCGGAGGCGATGGCGGACAGCGGGCTGCTGGTCAACGATGAGATGGCCAACAGAACGGACATTTTGGAGCAGGTCTTCATGTCCACTGCAGTGGATTATAGCCAGGACTCTAGCGGCAAGCTGGGTTCAGGGACAGAGTCTGGGCCTGAGGTGTCCATGCTGTCAGAGGGACAGTGGATTGACGAATCCACTGCACCTCTCCCAAACACCGCTTACGCCACCATCGCCCTCTCCTCGAGCACACGTTCCCTGCCGAACGCAGAAGATAAAGGAATCCAGACCGACATAATGCCCCTGTCTCCAGACTTGCAGGCTCTGCTCCTCCAGCTGCTCAAGTTCCACGAGGCGACTGCGGGGGACACGGCGCTGTCAGCCTGCAGCAGTCTTCTGGGTCTCCCAAACTTGCCCGACTTCGCTTCCAATCCCCCGGATCCAACACCTCCCCTACCCAGAATGCCCAGTCCTGCTCCCCCGGAGAGCCCCGACACCTCCACCGATTCCGGCACGTGCTGCTCGGACCCTGCAGAGAGCCGGCGGTTCatggaggagctggattttaGTGTCGGTGAGGAGGAACCTTGTCGTCTGTCGCCAGGACTGGATGTGGCCGGCAAGCGTTACTGGAGCAACAGCTTCCTGGTGGATCTGGTCGCAGTGGCAGCACCCGTGCTACCCACAGTGGCCTGGCTGTACTCGCGGCACGGTGTGGACGGAAGCGCTCCAGTGTACAACATTGCTGCTCTTATCAGGGGCTGTTGCATCATGGGATTGCACTCTCTTCGTCACGTCGCTCACAGGCCAAATGCGTAA
- the sybu gene encoding syntabulin isoform X1 — protein sequence MSSDRCCFEQEKKSPEKGSPRSRIPRLVLHPFRPKDKGSPLSDSPFSEEEGKEYSSDLSKRTINTNSYCSDDTGCPTSQSVSPSKTPPGSEQSAHGSPVLPERKTKVKRVRMMAEWSGEPRSTPRHKRELRSAMKSRGSEADFSSSSSTGSLKTRERLASLSTGKRASSRSRSTHIRPLPVFKPAGSPTANRDAELYAPYRTPPTAASSTNSSSCNSSPTSRRASLGRYHSCGDNHGIRAPNPEQYLTPLQQKEVTIRHLKSKLMDAENTVHDRETEVEELKAQLCRMREDWIEEECHRVEAQLSLKEARKEIKQLRQVVETMKSSLMEKDKGIQKYFIDINIQNRKLESLLQSMELAQSGSNLPDENTLDFICDGPDNGGKKMVGGEEEGVMELGTQGAEAMADSGLLVNDEMANRTDILEQVFMSTAVDYSQDSSGKLGSGTESGPEVSMLSEGQWIDESTAPLPNTAYATIALSSSTRSLPNAEDKGIQTDIMPLSPDLQALLLQLLKFHEATAGDTALSACSSLLGLPNLPDFASNPPDPTPPLPRMPSPAPPESPDTSTDSGTCCSDPAESRRFMEELDFSVGEEEPCRLSPGLDVAGKRYWSNSFLVDLVAVAAPVLPTVAWLYSRHGVDGSAPVYNIAALIRGCCIMGLHSLRHVAHRPNA from the exons ATGAG CTCTGACAGATGTTGCTTCGAACAGGAAAAGAAGTCACCAGAGAAAGGAAGCCCCCGCAGCCGCATCCCGCGTTTGGTCCTCCATCCCTTCCGACCAAAAGACAAAGGTTCGCCTCTGTCCGATTCACCTTTTtcagaggaggaggggaaggagTACAGCTCAGACCTCTCCAAAAGGACCATCAACACCAACAGCTACTGTTCTG ATGACACCGGCTGCCCCACTAGTCAGTCTGTGTCCCCCTCCAAAACCCCGCCAGGCTCAGAGCAGAGTGCCCACGGCTCGCCCGTACTCCCCGAGCGCAAGACCAAAGTGAAGAGGGTGAGGATGATGGCCGAGTGGAGCGGCGAACCACGGAGCACCCCGAGGCACAAGAGGGAGCTGAGGTCGGCCATGAAATCCAGAG GTAGTGAGGCCGACTTTAGCTCCTCCAGCAGCACAGGCAGCCTGAAGACCAGGGAGCGCCTCGCCTCCCTTTCAACTGGAAAGAGAGCTTCTTCACGCAG TCGCAGCACCCACATCAGACCGCTCCCAGTGTTCAAACCAGCCGGGAGCCCTACAGCCAACCGCGATGCAGAGCTCTACGCTCCCTACAGGACTCCTCCCACGGCTGCCTCCTCaaccaacagcagcagctgcaactCCAGCCCCACCTCCAG AAGAGCGAGCCTGGGCCGCTACCACTCCTGTGGAGACAACCATGGCATCAGAGCCCCGAACCCAGAGCAGTATCTCACCCCTCTCCAGCAGAAGGAAGTGACCATCAGACACCTGAAGAGCAAACTGATGGATGCAGAGAACACGGTTCATGACAG AGAGACAGAGGTGGAGGAGCTTAAGGCCCAGCTCTGCAGGATGAGGGAAGACTGGATTGAAGAGGAGTGTCACCGGGTGGAGGCTCAGCTGTCCCTCAAAGAGGCTCGCAAAGAGATCAAGCAGCTGCGTCAGGTGGTGGAAACGATGAAGAGCAGCCTGATGGAGAAGGATAAGGGAATACAGAAGTATTTCATTGACATCAACATTCAAAACAGGAAGTTGGAGTCCCTGTTACAAAGCATGGAGCTGGCCCAGAGCGGCTCCAACCTTCCAGATGAAAACACCTTGGACTTCATCTGTGACGGCCCCGATAACGGTGGGAAGAAGATggtggggggggaggaggagggcgtGATGGAGCTGGGAACCCAAGGGGCGGAGGCGATGGCGGACAGCGGGCTGCTGGTCAACGATGAGATGGCCAACAGAACGGACATTTTGGAGCAGGTCTTCATGTCCACTGCAGTGGATTATAGCCAGGACTCTAGCGGCAAGCTGGGTTCAGGGACAGAGTCTGGGCCTGAGGTGTCCATGCTGTCAGAGGGACAGTGGATTGACGAATCCACTGCACCTCTCCCAAACACCGCTTACGCCACCATCGCCCTCTCCTCGAGCACACGTTCCCTGCCGAACGCAGAAGATAAAGGAATCCAGACCGACATAATGCCCCTGTCTCCAGACTTGCAGGCTCTGCTCCTCCAGCTGCTCAAGTTCCACGAGGCGACTGCGGGGGACACGGCGCTGTCAGCCTGCAGCAGTCTTCTGGGTCTCCCAAACTTGCCCGACTTCGCTTCCAATCCCCCGGATCCAACACCTCCCCTACCCAGAATGCCCAGTCCTGCTCCCCCGGAGAGCCCCGACACCTCCACCGATTCCGGCACGTGCTGCTCGGACCCTGCAGAGAGCCGGCGGTTCatggaggagctggattttaGTGTCGGTGAGGAGGAACCTTGTCGTCTGTCGCCAGGACTGGATGTGGCCGGCAAGCGTTACTGGAGCAACAGCTTCCTGGTGGATCTGGTCGCAGTGGCAGCACCCGTGCTACCCACAGTGGCCTGGCTGTACTCGCGGCACGGTGTGGACGGAAGCGCTCCAGTGTACAACATTGCTGCTCTTATCAGGGGCTGTTGCATCATGGGATTGCACTCTCTTCGTCACGTCGCTCACAGGCCAAATGCGTAA
- the sybu gene encoding syntabulin isoform X4, giving the protein MILFDGKRCYSAATWSEWNGTKSRQYQIFLGSEADFSSSSSTGSLKTRERLASLSTGKRASSRSRSTHIRPLPVFKPAGSPTANRDAELYAPYRTPPTAASSTNSSSCNSSPTSRRASLGRYHSCGDNHGIRAPNPEQYLTPLQQKEVTIRHLKSKLMDAENTVHDRETEVEELKAQLCRMREDWIEEECHRVEAQLSLKEARKEIKQLRQVVETMKSSLMEKDKGIQKYFIDINIQNRKLESLLQSMELAQSGSNLPDENTLDFICDGPDNGGKKMVGGEEEGVMELGTQGAEAMADSGLLVNDEMANRTDILEQVFMSTAVDYSQDSSGKLGSGTESGPEVSMLSEGQWIDESTAPLPNTAYATIALSSSTRSLPNAEDKGIQTDIMPLSPDLQALLLQLLKFHEATAGDTALSACSSLLGLPNLPDFASNPPDPTPPLPRMPSPAPPESPDTSTDSGTCCSDPAESRRFMEELDFSVGEEEPCRLSPGLDVAGKRYWSNSFLVDLVAVAAPVLPTVAWLYSRHGVDGSAPVYNIAALIRGCCIMGLHSLRHVAHRPNA; this is encoded by the exons ATGATTTTGTTTGATGGCAAAAGATGCTACTCAG CAGCCACTTGGAGTGAGTGGAATGGGACCAAAAGCAGGCAATATCAAATATTTCTTG GTAGTGAGGCCGACTTTAGCTCCTCCAGCAGCACAGGCAGCCTGAAGACCAGGGAGCGCCTCGCCTCCCTTTCAACTGGAAAGAGAGCTTCTTCACGCAG TCGCAGCACCCACATCAGACCGCTCCCAGTGTTCAAACCAGCCGGGAGCCCTACAGCCAACCGCGATGCAGAGCTCTACGCTCCCTACAGGACTCCTCCCACGGCTGCCTCCTCaaccaacagcagcagctgcaactCCAGCCCCACCTCCAG AAGAGCGAGCCTGGGCCGCTACCACTCCTGTGGAGACAACCATGGCATCAGAGCCCCGAACCCAGAGCAGTATCTCACCCCTCTCCAGCAGAAGGAAGTGACCATCAGACACCTGAAGAGCAAACTGATGGATGCAGAGAACACGGTTCATGACAG AGAGACAGAGGTGGAGGAGCTTAAGGCCCAGCTCTGCAGGATGAGGGAAGACTGGATTGAAGAGGAGTGTCACCGGGTGGAGGCTCAGCTGTCCCTCAAAGAGGCTCGCAAAGAGATCAAGCAGCTGCGTCAGGTGGTGGAAACGATGAAGAGCAGCCTGATGGAGAAGGATAAGGGAATACAGAAGTATTTCATTGACATCAACATTCAAAACAGGAAGTTGGAGTCCCTGTTACAAAGCATGGAGCTGGCCCAGAGCGGCTCCAACCTTCCAGATGAAAACACCTTGGACTTCATCTGTGACGGCCCCGATAACGGTGGGAAGAAGATggtggggggggaggaggagggcgtGATGGAGCTGGGAACCCAAGGGGCGGAGGCGATGGCGGACAGCGGGCTGCTGGTCAACGATGAGATGGCCAACAGAACGGACATTTTGGAGCAGGTCTTCATGTCCACTGCAGTGGATTATAGCCAGGACTCTAGCGGCAAGCTGGGTTCAGGGACAGAGTCTGGGCCTGAGGTGTCCATGCTGTCAGAGGGACAGTGGATTGACGAATCCACTGCACCTCTCCCAAACACCGCTTACGCCACCATCGCCCTCTCCTCGAGCACACGTTCCCTGCCGAACGCAGAAGATAAAGGAATCCAGACCGACATAATGCCCCTGTCTCCAGACTTGCAGGCTCTGCTCCTCCAGCTGCTCAAGTTCCACGAGGCGACTGCGGGGGACACGGCGCTGTCAGCCTGCAGCAGTCTTCTGGGTCTCCCAAACTTGCCCGACTTCGCTTCCAATCCCCCGGATCCAACACCTCCCCTACCCAGAATGCCCAGTCCTGCTCCCCCGGAGAGCCCCGACACCTCCACCGATTCCGGCACGTGCTGCTCGGACCCTGCAGAGAGCCGGCGGTTCatggaggagctggattttaGTGTCGGTGAGGAGGAACCTTGTCGTCTGTCGCCAGGACTGGATGTGGCCGGCAAGCGTTACTGGAGCAACAGCTTCCTGGTGGATCTGGTCGCAGTGGCAGCACCCGTGCTACCCACAGTGGCCTGGCTGTACTCGCGGCACGGTGTGGACGGAAGCGCTCCAGTGTACAACATTGCTGCTCTTATCAGGGGCTGTTGCATCATGGGATTGCACTCTCTTCGTCACGTCGCTCACAGGCCAAATGCGTAA
- the sybu gene encoding syntabulin isoform X5 — translation MILFDGKRCYSGSEADFSSSSSTGSLKTRERLASLSTGKRASSRSRSTHIRPLPVFKPAGSPTANRDAELYAPYRTPPTAASSTNSSSCNSSPTSRRASLGRYHSCGDNHGIRAPNPEQYLTPLQQKEVTIRHLKSKLMDAENTVHDRETEVEELKAQLCRMREDWIEEECHRVEAQLSLKEARKEIKQLRQVVETMKSSLMEKDKGIQKYFIDINIQNRKLESLLQSMELAQSGSNLPDENTLDFICDGPDNGGKKMVGGEEEGVMELGTQGAEAMADSGLLVNDEMANRTDILEQVFMSTAVDYSQDSSGKLGSGTESGPEVSMLSEGQWIDESTAPLPNTAYATIALSSSTRSLPNAEDKGIQTDIMPLSPDLQALLLQLLKFHEATAGDTALSACSSLLGLPNLPDFASNPPDPTPPLPRMPSPAPPESPDTSTDSGTCCSDPAESRRFMEELDFSVGEEEPCRLSPGLDVAGKRYWSNSFLVDLVAVAAPVLPTVAWLYSRHGVDGSAPVYNIAALIRGCCIMGLHSLRHVAHRPNA, via the exons ATGATTTTGTTTGATGGCAAAAGATGCTACTCAG GTAGTGAGGCCGACTTTAGCTCCTCCAGCAGCACAGGCAGCCTGAAGACCAGGGAGCGCCTCGCCTCCCTTTCAACTGGAAAGAGAGCTTCTTCACGCAG TCGCAGCACCCACATCAGACCGCTCCCAGTGTTCAAACCAGCCGGGAGCCCTACAGCCAACCGCGATGCAGAGCTCTACGCTCCCTACAGGACTCCTCCCACGGCTGCCTCCTCaaccaacagcagcagctgcaactCCAGCCCCACCTCCAG AAGAGCGAGCCTGGGCCGCTACCACTCCTGTGGAGACAACCATGGCATCAGAGCCCCGAACCCAGAGCAGTATCTCACCCCTCTCCAGCAGAAGGAAGTGACCATCAGACACCTGAAGAGCAAACTGATGGATGCAGAGAACACGGTTCATGACAG AGAGACAGAGGTGGAGGAGCTTAAGGCCCAGCTCTGCAGGATGAGGGAAGACTGGATTGAAGAGGAGTGTCACCGGGTGGAGGCTCAGCTGTCCCTCAAAGAGGCTCGCAAAGAGATCAAGCAGCTGCGTCAGGTGGTGGAAACGATGAAGAGCAGCCTGATGGAGAAGGATAAGGGAATACAGAAGTATTTCATTGACATCAACATTCAAAACAGGAAGTTGGAGTCCCTGTTACAAAGCATGGAGCTGGCCCAGAGCGGCTCCAACCTTCCAGATGAAAACACCTTGGACTTCATCTGTGACGGCCCCGATAACGGTGGGAAGAAGATggtggggggggaggaggagggcgtGATGGAGCTGGGAACCCAAGGGGCGGAGGCGATGGCGGACAGCGGGCTGCTGGTCAACGATGAGATGGCCAACAGAACGGACATTTTGGAGCAGGTCTTCATGTCCACTGCAGTGGATTATAGCCAGGACTCTAGCGGCAAGCTGGGTTCAGGGACAGAGTCTGGGCCTGAGGTGTCCATGCTGTCAGAGGGACAGTGGATTGACGAATCCACTGCACCTCTCCCAAACACCGCTTACGCCACCATCGCCCTCTCCTCGAGCACACGTTCCCTGCCGAACGCAGAAGATAAAGGAATCCAGACCGACATAATGCCCCTGTCTCCAGACTTGCAGGCTCTGCTCCTCCAGCTGCTCAAGTTCCACGAGGCGACTGCGGGGGACACGGCGCTGTCAGCCTGCAGCAGTCTTCTGGGTCTCCCAAACTTGCCCGACTTCGCTTCCAATCCCCCGGATCCAACACCTCCCCTACCCAGAATGCCCAGTCCTGCTCCCCCGGAGAGCCCCGACACCTCCACCGATTCCGGCACGTGCTGCTCGGACCCTGCAGAGAGCCGGCGGTTCatggaggagctggattttaGTGTCGGTGAGGAGGAACCTTGTCGTCTGTCGCCAGGACTGGATGTGGCCGGCAAGCGTTACTGGAGCAACAGCTTCCTGGTGGATCTGGTCGCAGTGGCAGCACCCGTGCTACCCACAGTGGCCTGGCTGTACTCGCGGCACGGTGTGGACGGAAGCGCTCCAGTGTACAACATTGCTGCTCTTATCAGGGGCTGTTGCATCATGGGATTGCACTCTCTTCGTCACGTCGCTCACAGGCCAAATGCGTAA
- the ebag9 gene encoding receptor-binding cancer antigen expressed on SiSo cells, translated as MAITQFRLFKICTCLASLLSFFKRLICRSGRGRKLSGDQITLPTTVDFSSSVPKQPEIEEWSSWDEDAPTSIKIEGGNGNLSPSPNEMDEEPDYFKDMTPTIRKTQKIVLKKREPLNYLVPDGSAGFSSRLAASQDMMTFNPPSAELGEMDNWQEDTNAWEDESDAAWEAEEVLRQTKMAEREKRSMEQQRKKMEKDAQRMMKKEQKIAVKLS; from the exons ATGGCCATCACTCAGTTCCGTCTTTTCAAGATCTGCACATGTCTAGCCAGcttactttctttctttaaaaggTTGATATGCAG GAGTGGAAGGGGCCGCAAGCTCAGTGGGGATCAAATAACTCTTCCGACAACAGTGGATTTTTCATCATCGGTACCAAAACAG CCAGAGATTGAAGAATGGAGCTCTTGGGATGAAGATGCTCCTACAAGCATTAAGATCGAAGGTGGCAACGGAAACCTTTCCCCTTCACCCAACGAGATGGACGAAGAGCCCGACTACTTCAAAGACATGACTCCCACCATCAGGAAAACACAGAAG ATAGTGCTGAAGAAAAGGGAGCCTTTGAACTACCTGGTGCCTGATGGCTCAGCAGGTTTCTCCAGCAGACTGGCAGCTTCTCAGGATATGATGACCTTCAATCCGCCCTCA GCTGAACTGGGAGAAATGGACAACTGGCAGGAGGACACCAATGCCTGGGAGGACGAGTCTGATGCTGCCTGGGAGGCAGAGGAGGTGCTCAG acaAACGAAGATGGCTGAGCGAGAAAAGCGGTCCATGGAGCAGCAAAGGAAGAAGATGGAGAAAGATGCTCAGAGGATGATGAAGAAGGAGCAGAAGATTGCCGTCAAGCTCTCGTAA
- the sybu gene encoding syntabulin isoform X2, with translation MGPFQEYEEKKSPEKGSPRSRIPRLVLHPFRPKDKGSPLSDSPFSEEEGKEYSSDLSKRTINTNSYCSDDTGCPTSQSVSPSKTPPGSEQSAHGSPVLPERKTKVKRVRMMAEWSGEPRSTPRHKRELRSAMKSRGSEADFSSSSSTGSLKTRERLASLSTGKRASSRSRSTHIRPLPVFKPAGSPTANRDAELYAPYRTPPTAASSTNSSSCNSSPTSRRASLGRYHSCGDNHGIRAPNPEQYLTPLQQKEVTIRHLKSKLMDAENTVHDRETEVEELKAQLCRMREDWIEEECHRVEAQLSLKEARKEIKQLRQVVETMKSSLMEKDKGIQKYFIDINIQNRKLESLLQSMELAQSGSNLPDENTLDFICDGPDNGGKKMVGGEEEGVMELGTQGAEAMADSGLLVNDEMANRTDILEQVFMSTAVDYSQDSSGKLGSGTESGPEVSMLSEGQWIDESTAPLPNTAYATIALSSSTRSLPNAEDKGIQTDIMPLSPDLQALLLQLLKFHEATAGDTALSACSSLLGLPNLPDFASNPPDPTPPLPRMPSPAPPESPDTSTDSGTCCSDPAESRRFMEELDFSVGEEEPCRLSPGLDVAGKRYWSNSFLVDLVAVAAPVLPTVAWLYSRHGVDGSAPVYNIAALIRGCCIMGLHSLRHVAHRPNA, from the exons ATGGGACCCTTCCAAGAATATGAG GAAAAGAAGTCACCAGAGAAAGGAAGCCCCCGCAGCCGCATCCCGCGTTTGGTCCTCCATCCCTTCCGACCAAAAGACAAAGGTTCGCCTCTGTCCGATTCACCTTTTtcagaggaggaggggaaggagTACAGCTCAGACCTCTCCAAAAGGACCATCAACACCAACAGCTACTGTTCTG ATGACACCGGCTGCCCCACTAGTCAGTCTGTGTCCCCCTCCAAAACCCCGCCAGGCTCAGAGCAGAGTGCCCACGGCTCGCCCGTACTCCCCGAGCGCAAGACCAAAGTGAAGAGGGTGAGGATGATGGCCGAGTGGAGCGGCGAACCACGGAGCACCCCGAGGCACAAGAGGGAGCTGAGGTCGGCCATGAAATCCAGAG GTAGTGAGGCCGACTTTAGCTCCTCCAGCAGCACAGGCAGCCTGAAGACCAGGGAGCGCCTCGCCTCCCTTTCAACTGGAAAGAGAGCTTCTTCACGCAG TCGCAGCACCCACATCAGACCGCTCCCAGTGTTCAAACCAGCCGGGAGCCCTACAGCCAACCGCGATGCAGAGCTCTACGCTCCCTACAGGACTCCTCCCACGGCTGCCTCCTCaaccaacagcagcagctgcaactCCAGCCCCACCTCCAG AAGAGCGAGCCTGGGCCGCTACCACTCCTGTGGAGACAACCATGGCATCAGAGCCCCGAACCCAGAGCAGTATCTCACCCCTCTCCAGCAGAAGGAAGTGACCATCAGACACCTGAAGAGCAAACTGATGGATGCAGAGAACACGGTTCATGACAG AGAGACAGAGGTGGAGGAGCTTAAGGCCCAGCTCTGCAGGATGAGGGAAGACTGGATTGAAGAGGAGTGTCACCGGGTGGAGGCTCAGCTGTCCCTCAAAGAGGCTCGCAAAGAGATCAAGCAGCTGCGTCAGGTGGTGGAAACGATGAAGAGCAGCCTGATGGAGAAGGATAAGGGAATACAGAAGTATTTCATTGACATCAACATTCAAAACAGGAAGTTGGAGTCCCTGTTACAAAGCATGGAGCTGGCCCAGAGCGGCTCCAACCTTCCAGATGAAAACACCTTGGACTTCATCTGTGACGGCCCCGATAACGGTGGGAAGAAGATggtggggggggaggaggagggcgtGATGGAGCTGGGAACCCAAGGGGCGGAGGCGATGGCGGACAGCGGGCTGCTGGTCAACGATGAGATGGCCAACAGAACGGACATTTTGGAGCAGGTCTTCATGTCCACTGCAGTGGATTATAGCCAGGACTCTAGCGGCAAGCTGGGTTCAGGGACAGAGTCTGGGCCTGAGGTGTCCATGCTGTCAGAGGGACAGTGGATTGACGAATCCACTGCACCTCTCCCAAACACCGCTTACGCCACCATCGCCCTCTCCTCGAGCACACGTTCCCTGCCGAACGCAGAAGATAAAGGAATCCAGACCGACATAATGCCCCTGTCTCCAGACTTGCAGGCTCTGCTCCTCCAGCTGCTCAAGTTCCACGAGGCGACTGCGGGGGACACGGCGCTGTCAGCCTGCAGCAGTCTTCTGGGTCTCCCAAACTTGCCCGACTTCGCTTCCAATCCCCCGGATCCAACACCTCCCCTACCCAGAATGCCCAGTCCTGCTCCCCCGGAGAGCCCCGACACCTCCACCGATTCCGGCACGTGCTGCTCGGACCCTGCAGAGAGCCGGCGGTTCatggaggagctggattttaGTGTCGGTGAGGAGGAACCTTGTCGTCTGTCGCCAGGACTGGATGTGGCCGGCAAGCGTTACTGGAGCAACAGCTTCCTGGTGGATCTGGTCGCAGTGGCAGCACCCGTGCTACCCACAGTGGCCTGGCTGTACTCGCGGCACGGTGTGGACGGAAGCGCTCCAGTGTACAACATTGCTGCTCTTATCAGGGGCTGTTGCATCATGGGATTGCACTCTCTTCGTCACGTCGCTCACAGGCCAAATGCGTAA